A window from Spiroplasma endosymbiont of Aspidapion aeneum encodes these proteins:
- a CDS encoding TlyA family RNA methyltransferase, which translates to MKKRLDEILVDLNHFENRSKSKSNIIVGNVIVNNEKITKPGTLFNPEKLNIQLINQNQERFVSRAGSKLYKAIIKYGLNLDGLVCLDIGSSTGGFSDCCLQMGASLVYAVDVGTNQLDYRLRTNPKIVSMEKLNFRDVKIDMFEKEINFFCCDVSFISLKHILPPLKDIVKVNTFGVLLIKPQFESSRENVKAGKINSKNVHIEVIESVFNYLNINYFDVIEIDFSPILGNKKKNIEYITVVKKRQDKKKETNKDINSIINCVNSAWDFFKDNDYERI; encoded by the coding sequence ATGAAAAAAAGATTAGATGAAATATTAGTAGACTTAAATCACTTTGAGAATAGGTCTAAATCAAAATCAAATATTATTGTTGGTAATGTGATTGTTAACAATGAAAAAATCACAAAACCAGGAACACTATTTAATCCAGAAAAACTAAATATTCAGTTAATAAATCAAAATCAAGAAAGATTTGTTTCTAGAGCTGGAAGCAAATTATACAAAGCAATTATAAAATATGGGCTAAATTTAGATGGTCTTGTATGTTTAGATATTGGTTCTTCAACAGGTGGCTTTAGTGATTGTTGCTTACAAATGGGAGCTAGTTTAGTCTATGCTGTTGATGTTGGAACAAATCAATTAGACTATCGCCTTAGAACAAATCCAAAAATAGTTTCAATGGAGAAACTAAATTTTAGAGATGTTAAAATTGATATGTTTGAAAAAGAAATTAATTTCTTTTGTTGTGATGTTAGTTTTATTTCATTAAAACACATTTTGCCACCATTAAAAGATATTGTTAAAGTAAATACATTTGGAGTTTTATTAATAAAACCCCAATTTGAATCTTCACGAGAAAATGTAAAAGCGGGAAAAATCAATAGTAAAAATGTCCATATTGAAGTTATTGAGAGCGTATTTAATTATTTGAATATAAATTACTTTGATGTTATTGAAATTGATTTTTCTCCAATTTTGGGTAATAAGAAAAAAAATATTGAGTATATTACTGTTGTTAAAAAAAGACAGGACAAAAAGAAAGAGACAAATAAAGATATAAATAGTATAATAAATTGTGTAAATAGTGCTTGAGATTTTTTTAAGGACAATGATTATGAAAGAATATAA
- a CDS encoding dephospho-CoA kinase, producing the protein MVIGVGGYICSGKSYICNNIFKKIENSLIISVDRVAREIYYDKKFLEFIRKNCPSAISEFGINTKIILEKVLFNDKINMEFCQLSWDLISNLVNKNIEDISKHYKYIFIEAALITFLSIKYDKIIWVQMVEPEFYKQSLTKRDPDNIKNILRILDFQHRIYKPEQIRFDYIIDNSSSTSFSYELKLFFKELNLDYDKIMNTVLVEKNEDN; encoded by the coding sequence ATGGTAATAGGGGTAGGTGGTTATATTTGTAGTGGAAAATCTTACATATGTAACAATATATTTAAAAAAATTGAAAATTCATTAATAATATCTGTTGATCGAGTAGCGAGAGAAATTTATTATGATAAAAAATTTCTTGAATTTATTCGAAAAAATTGTCCAAGTGCTATTTCAGAATTTGGAATAAATACAAAAATTATTCTAGAAAAAGTGCTTTTTAATGATAAGATAAATATGGAATTTTGTCAGCTTTCTTGGGACTTAATATCTAATCTTGTTAATAAAAATATTGAAGATATTTCAAAGCATTATAAATATATATTTATTGAAGCTGCTCTAATAACATTTTTAAGTATAAAATATGATAAAATAATATGAGTGCAAATGGTTGAACCAGAATTTTACAAACAAAGTTTAACAAAGAGAGACCCAGATAACATTAAAAATATATTAAGAATATTAGATTTTCAACATAGAATATATAAACCAGAACAAATAAGATTTGACTATATTATAGACAATTCATCATCAACTTCATTTTCATATGAATTGAAATTGTTTTTCAAGGAATTAAACCTTGATTATGATAAAATTATGAACACTGTATTAGTTGAGAAAAATGAGGATAATTAA
- a CDS encoding lipoate--protein ligase, which translates to MINLIVSDSYDPAKNLAIEEFLTSKFITKDPILFIWQNENTIVVGRNQNTYAEINVQAALNDDVKIVRRNTGGGTVFQDLGNVCFSLIVNNDKNYSTNFELLLKPIINYLKQKGLNANFHGRNDIEIDGYKVSGNAQLQNKLKVLQHGTLLFDVDLSKIQKYLNIDKEKIKHQKVKSNIARVANIKKLLDDIGIKIDIKQFIDEVIKSYTISEEINKIDYDKNIVQELEKKYNSKDWVFQKNSDFDYTSKKYLENKGMVEVNIKIYNGIVEMIKFYGDFLGYKGTEELEQSLKNKKYEYDNLKDIFLRFDLKKIFGENFEANDLLSLCFN; encoded by the coding sequence ATGATTAATTTAATAGTTTCAGATTCTTATGATCCAGCAAAAAATCTTGCTATCGAAGAATTTTTAACGTCTAAATTTATTACAAAAGACCCAATACTTTTTATTTGACAAAATGAAAATACAATTGTTGTTGGTAGAAACCAAAATACTTATGCAGAAATCAATGTTCAGGCTGCGTTAAATGATGATGTTAAAATAGTAAGACGTAACACAGGTGGAGGAACAGTTTTTCAAGATCTAGGGAATGTCTGTTTTTCTTTAATAGTTAATAATGATAAAAATTACTCAACTAATTTTGAATTATTATTAAAGCCAATAATTAATTATCTTAAACAAAAAGGATTAAATGCAAACTTTCATGGTAGAAATGACATTGAAATTGATGGATATAAAGTTTCTGGTAATGCCCAATTACAAAACAAATTAAAAGTTCTCCAGCATGGTACACTTTTATTTGATGTTGATTTATCAAAAATCCAAAAGTATTTAAACATCGATAAAGAAAAAATTAAGCATCAAAAGGTAAAGTCTAATATTGCACGTGTTGCAAATATTAAAAAATTACTCGATGATATTGGAATAAAAATTGATATTAAACAATTTATTGATGAGGTAATCAAAAGTTATACTATTAGTGAAGAAATAAATAAAATTGATTATGACAAAAATATTGTCCAGGAATTGGAGAAAAAATATAATTCTAAAGATTGAGTTTTCCAAAAAAATTCTGATTTTGATTATACTTCAAAAAAATATCTTGAAAATAAAGGTATGGTTGAAGTTAATATTAAAATATATAATGGAATTGTAGAGATGATAAAATTCTATGGTGATTTTCTGGGATATAAAGGAACAGAAGAATTAGAACAATCTTTAAAAAATAAAAAGTATGAGTATGACAATCTTAAAGATATATTTTTAAGATTTGATCTAAAAAAAATATTTGGGGAAAATTTTGAAGCAAATGATTTATTATCATTATGCTTCAATTAG
- a CDS encoding alpha-ketoacid dehydrogenase subunit beta produces MAVINNIKAVTDAIDACMDKYKNVVIYGEDVGFEGGVFRATQGLQQKYGPDRCFNAPISEALFVGAALGMAMNGLLPIVELQFQGLGLPSLQNIISNISRMRNRSRGKYTAPLVIRMPVGGGIRALEHHSEALEAIYAHIPGIKTVMPSTPYDTKGLLCAAVESPDPVLFLEPSKLYRAFKQEVPDGFYTVEIGKGFIINPGNDLTIVTYGAQTVDCQKAIDLYNQKNPNASIELIDLRSIQPWDKKMVINSVKKTGRLLVVHEAVRSFSVSAEIITTVNEDCFEYLRAPLSRCTGYDVIIPYDCGETYHQPNPYKVLEAIEKIIAYEY; encoded by the coding sequence ATGGCAGTTATAAATAATATTAAAGCGGTTACAGATGCAATTGATGCTTGTATGGATAAATATAAAAATGTTGTTATTTATGGAGAAGATGTTGGATTTGAAGGGGGAGTTTTTAGAGCTACCCAAGGTTTACAACAAAAATATGGGCCAGATAGATGTTTTAATGCACCAATTTCTGAAGCGCTATTTGTTGGAGCTGCATTAGGAATGGCTATGAACGGTCTATTGCCAATTGTTGAATTACAATTCCAAGGGTTAGGATTACCTTCTTTACAAAATATCATTTCTAATATTTCAAGAATGAGAAATAGAAGTAGAGGAAAATACACAGCCCCTTTAGTTATAAGAATGCCAGTTGGTGGAGGGATACGTGCCCTAGAACATCACTCTGAAGCATTAGAAGCAATATATGCGCATATTCCAGGGATTAAAACTGTAATGCCATCAACCCCATATGATACTAAAGGGTTATTATGTGCAGCCGTTGAATCACCAGATCCTGTTCTATTTTTAGAACCATCAAAACTTTATCGAGCATTTAAACAAGAAGTTCCAGATGGTTTCTACACAGTTGAAATTGGAAAAGGATTTATTATTAACCCTGGAAATGATTTAACAATAGTAACATACGGAGCTCAAACAGTGGATTGTCAAAAAGCAATTGATTTATACAATCAAAAAAATCCAAATGCTTCAATTGAATTAATAGATCTTCGAAGTATTCAACCTTGAGATAAGAAAATGGTAATTAATTCTGTTAAAAAAACTGGAAGATTACTTGTAGTTCATGAAGCTGTTCGTTCATTCTCAGTGTCTGCTGAAATTATTACAACAGTGAATGAAGACTGTTTTGAATACTTAAGAGCACCATTATCAAGATGTACTGGTTATGATGTTATTATTCCTTATGATTGTGGTGAGACTTATCATCAACCAAACCCTTATAAGGTATTAGAAGCAATTGAAAAAATAATTGCATATGAATATTAG
- a CDS encoding exodeoxyribonuclease VII small subunit, with translation MPITKRMINDIMLELKEKSDKINDPNTSLEDAIELYKQSKALFDEFGEKIKTAEGEVMTVSENGELSKLS, from the coding sequence ATGCCAATAACAAAAAGAATGATTAATGATATCATGTTAGAACTTAAAGAAAAAAGTGATAAAATTAATGATCCAAATACTTCATTAGAAGATGCAATTGAATTGTATAAACAATCTAAGGCGCTTTTTGATGAATTTGGAGAAAAAATTAAAACTGCTGAAGGAGAAGTTATGACAGTTAGTGAAAATGGGGAACTATCTAAATTATCATAA
- the xseA gene encoding exodeoxyribonuclease VII large subunit, with translation MSTKYSSIQQLADVISDAIRLNENLNNVEIYGEISDFSTVNGHSYFNLKDPSSSISAVLWKSTPNISRELLKNGVSLWVTGDVTYYGKANKVNFTVKKIQIDGIGEIEELYNQRVIEVTKKGWTDRKRKIVKLPRNIAIISGLGAFGLQDALTTIKSRNANVNLFIFSSLVQGDSAIGSILKAIKLVNKLSGTKIPKIDTLLLIRGGGKIDDLWCFNDLKIAEAIYNSEISVITGIGHDPDVTIADLVADLRGLTPTDAATKAIEDKQVTLQIVSSMLQQNKNIIESKLDAYKGEYNNIVEQRKNIKNVLNNKIKAVAQQFFQYKDLIEKNINWKFETLKREYLNIQERIELINPMRPLDKGFAIVRDKNTNKLIKNGDDIIEGNIYKIEFKDSIVNVIRKGK, from the coding sequence ATGTCAACGAAATATAGTTCAATTCAACAACTAGCAGATGTTATTAGTGATGCGATTAGATTAAACGAAAACTTAAATAACGTAGAAATTTATGGAGAAATTTCTGATTTTTCAACTGTAAATGGTCATTCATATTTTAACCTCAAAGACCCCTCATCATCTATTAGTGCTGTTTTATGAAAGTCAACACCAAATATTAGTCGAGAACTATTAAAAAATGGTGTTAGTTTATGAGTGACTGGAGATGTCACATATTATGGTAAGGCAAATAAAGTAAATTTTACTGTTAAAAAGATACAAATTGATGGTATTGGTGAGATCGAAGAATTATATAACCAACGAGTGATTGAGGTTACAAAAAAAGGTTGAACCGATCGAAAAAGAAAAATTGTAAAGCTACCAAGAAATATAGCCATTATATCTGGTTTGGGCGCATTTGGTTTACAAGATGCTCTTACAACAATTAAATCTAGAAATGCTAATGTTAATCTCTTTATTTTCTCAAGTCTTGTTCAAGGTGATTCTGCAATTGGTTCAATTTTAAAAGCAATAAAATTAGTCAATAAATTGAGTGGAACAAAAATCCCAAAAATAGATACACTTTTGTTAATTAGAGGTGGGGGAAAAATTGACGATCTTTGGTGTTTCAATGATCTTAAAATTGCAGAGGCTATCTATAATTCAGAAATTAGCGTTATTACAGGAATTGGACATGACCCAGATGTTACAATTGCAGATTTAGTTGCCGATCTTCGTGGACTCACACCCACAGATGCAGCAACAAAAGCTATTGAAGATAAGCAAGTAACATTGCAGATTGTATCTTCAATGTTGCAACAAAATAAAAATATTATAGAATCAAAATTAGATGCATATAAGGGAGAGTATAATAATATTGTCGAACAGAGAAAAAACATAAAAAATGTTTTAAATAACAAAATAAAGGCAGTTGCTCAACAATTTTTTCAATATAAAGATTTAATTGAAAAGAACATTAATTGAAAATTTGAAACACTGAAAAGAGAGTACTTAAATATTCAAGAAAGAATCGAGCTTATAAATCCAATGAGACCACTTGATAAGGGCTTTGCAATTGTGAGGGATAAAAACACTAATAAACTTATTAAAAATGGAGATGATATTATTGAAGGTAATATTTATAAGATTGAATTTAAAGATTCAATAGTAAATGTGATAAGAAAGGGGAAATAA
- a CDS encoding thiamine pyrophosphate-dependent dehydrogenase E1 component subunit alpha, whose translation MKFLNNYDPLKNQRVEIMDKDGVIVDQKLFTGIDDKFILESYKLMNLSRTQDIYQNKVQRQGRILSFLSSTGQEACEVAYIKALNMKTDHFLSGYRNNAAWLACGQEVKNIMLYWMGNEMGGRTPDGVNCLPPNIVIGTQYSQAAGMAFAEKFLKRKGVVLTTTGDGGMSEGETYESMNFAKLHNVPCVFVCENNKWAISTPTAEQTKTVNIAVKAVASAIPSIKVDGNDFVASYLVTKEIVDWVRAGNGPAFIEYDTYRLGAHSSSDSPDIYRPKGEFEKMQAFDPLVRLKKYLITKKVWSDKQQEKLDNEQLEFVAKQFTWAETNKNYPLEDIFKYQYSELTDNLKEQQKEASEFFKKYPETLKRGH comes from the coding sequence ATGAAATTTTTAAATAATTATGATCCATTAAAAAATCAAAGAGTTGAAATAATGGACAAAGATGGTGTAATAGTTGACCAAAAACTATTTACAGGAATTGATGATAAATTTATATTAGAATCTTATAAACTTATGAACCTTTCTAGAACACAAGATATATATCAAAATAAAGTTCAAAGACAAGGTCGAATATTATCTTTCTTAAGTTCGACAGGTCAAGAAGCATGTGAGGTTGCTTACATAAAAGCGTTGAATATGAAAACAGACCACTTTCTATCAGGGTATAGAAATAATGCTGCTTGACTTGCTTGCGGACAAGAAGTAAAAAATATAATGTTATATTGAATGGGAAATGAAATGGGAGGTAGAACTCCAGATGGTGTAAATTGTTTACCACCAAACATTGTTATTGGTACACAATATTCTCAAGCAGCAGGTATGGCATTTGCAGAAAAATTCCTTAAAAGAAAAGGTGTTGTCCTAACAACAACTGGTGATGGTGGAATGAGTGAGGGTGAAACCTATGAGTCTATGAACTTTGCAAAGCTTCATAATGTTCCATGTGTATTTGTTTGTGAAAATAATAAATGAGCAATATCAACCCCAACAGCAGAACAAACAAAAACAGTTAATATAGCTGTTAAAGCTGTTGCTTCTGCTATTCCATCAATAAAAGTTGATGGGAATGATTTTGTGGCAAGTTATCTTGTTACAAAAGAGATTGTTGACTGAGTTAGAGCTGGAAATGGTCCTGCATTTATTGAATATGATACTTATCGTTTAGGAGCTCATTCATCTTCTGACTCTCCAGATATTTATCGTCCAAAAGGTGAATTTGAAAAAATGCAAGCTTTTGACCCATTAGTTAGATTGAAAAAATATTTAATTACTAAAAAAGTGTGATCTGATAAACAACAAGAAAAATTAGATAATGAACAATTAGAATTTGTGGCAAAACAATTTACATGAGCAGAAACTAATAAAAATTATCCATTAGAAGATATATTTAAATATCAATATTCTGAGCTGACAGATAATTTAAAAGAACAACAAAAAGAAGCAAGCGAATTCTTTAAAAAATATCCAGAAACATTGAAAAGGGGACACTAG
- a CDS encoding dihydrolipoamide acetyltransferase family protein, whose translation MFQVKFADIGEGLTEGKVVEIFVKVGDIVKEGQELFAVETDKVNSDIYAPVGGKILKINIKPDQEIKVGEVVIEIDNGGAGPSPSKQVKEEVVEENASVVGSTPVSNDVIVRNVATSNQSNGGLFKATPLARKVAAEKNIDLSTIKPSGPNNRILLKDLDQKNSSGVLKQSSQSFIPTQGSIVKTVYNGLSWESIPMNGIRKATVKAMEASSSEKAAFSAFKYIDFTQIYNLRKKIKQSLNNEDIKLTFLAFVVKAVAKALRKYPNVNVRIDKQNNAILQLNNINVGIAVDTPKGLFVPNIKNTDQLSILEIAQQITEMADKARSGKLATADMSDGTFTITNFGSVGIEFATPIINGQESAILGLGAMTKQPKYNGENLEPAWIMPFSITCDHRIIDGADAGRFLQEIEKYATDPLLLLL comes from the coding sequence ATGTTTCAAGTTAAATTTGCAGATATAGGTGAGGGACTTACCGAAGGTAAAGTAGTAGAAATTTTTGTTAAAGTTGGTGATATTGTCAAAGAAGGACAAGAATTATTTGCTGTTGAAACTGATAAGGTTAATTCAGATATTTATGCTCCCGTTGGAGGAAAAATTCTTAAGATAAATATTAAACCAGACCAAGAAATAAAAGTTGGTGAAGTTGTTATTGAAATTGACAATGGTGGAGCTGGACCATCTCCTTCAAAACAAGTAAAAGAAGAAGTTGTTGAAGAAAATGCATCTGTTGTTGGTTCAACACCAGTTTCAAATGATGTGATTGTTAGAAACGTTGCAACTTCAAATCAATCAAATGGTGGTCTATTTAAAGCAACACCGTTAGCAAGAAAAGTGGCAGCTGAAAAAAATATTGATCTTTCTACTATAAAACCAAGTGGACCTAATAATCGTATATTATTAAAAGATTTAGACCAAAAAAATTCAAGTGGAGTTTTAAAACAATCTTCTCAATCATTTATACCAACACAAGGAAGCATTGTAAAGACTGTATACAATGGTCTATCATGAGAATCTATTCCAATGAACGGAATAAGAAAAGCAACTGTAAAAGCAATGGAAGCTTCTTCATCTGAAAAAGCAGCATTTTCTGCTTTTAAATATATTGATTTTACCCAAATATATAATTTAAGAAAAAAAATAAAACAATCATTAAATAATGAAGATATAAAATTAACATTTTTAGCTTTTGTAGTTAAAGCTGTTGCAAAAGCACTACGTAAATATCCAAATGTAAATGTTAGAATAGATAAACAAAACAATGCTATTTTACAGTTAAATAATATTAATGTTGGAATTGCTGTTGATACCCCAAAAGGGTTATTTGTTCCAAATATAAAAAATACAGACCAATTATCAATATTAGAAATAGCACAACAAATAACAGAAATGGCAGATAAAGCAAGAAGCGGAAAACTAGCTACTGCTGATATGTCTGATGGAACATTTACAATTACTAATTTTGGTTCTGTTGGAATTGAATTTGCAACTCCTATTATTAATGGTCAAGAAAGCGCGATTCTTGGTCTTGGTGCAATGACAAAACAACCAAAATATAATGGTGAAAATTTAGAACCAGCATGAATTATGCCATTTTCAATTACATGTGACCATAGAATCATTGATGGGGCAGATGCTGGAAGATTCTTACAAGAAATAGAAAAATACGCAACAGACCCATTGTTGTTGTTATTATAG
- a CDS encoding aldo/keto reductase → MEAVVNKKVKLRNGENINIIGVGLQRIDDENFLVEVILAAFYLGYRRFDLSYYYKKESLVANAILRSNRKREEFYLTSAIDSQSVNVNEVNIEFERILNDLKMSYLDLLIIDPSKGNWRITYKVLLELQKQKKIRSIGVKDFSLEQLIDLHKEFKNYPEVLFIKLSPGKYNSPLIDFCKKNNIKIQAMHLMMKGNVERVRAIQLLAMKYESTEYQIVMRWALQRNIIASPQVFSLISLLENIGINYFKLSEKDLKEIDTLNYKKNV, encoded by the coding sequence ATGGAAGCTGTTGTTAATAAAAAAGTGAAATTAAGAAATGGAGAAAACATTAACATTATTGGAGTCGGTCTACAAAGAATAGATGATGAAAATTTTCTTGTTGAAGTAATATTGGCTGCTTTTTATCTTGGTTATAGACGTTTTGATTTGTCATATTACTATAAAAAAGAATCACTTGTTGCAAATGCAATATTAAGATCAAATCGTAAACGAGAAGAATTTTACCTAACATCTGCTATTGATTCACAAAGTGTTAATGTTAATGAAGTAAACATAGAGTTTGAAAGAATTTTAAATGATCTCAAAATGTCATACTTAGATCTTTTAATTATTGACCCATCTAAAGGTAATTGAAGAATTACTTATAAAGTTTTATTAGAATTGCAAAAACAAAAGAAAATCCGATCAATTGGAGTTAAAGATTTTAGTTTAGAACAATTAATAGATTTACATAAAGAATTTAAAAATTACCCAGAAGTTTTATTTATTAAACTTTCACCTGGAAAATATAATTCACCACTTATTGATTTTTGTAAGAAAAATAATATTAAAATTCAAGCAATGCATTTAATGATGAAAGGGAATGTGGAAAGGGTTAGAGCTATTCAACTTTTAGCAATGAAATATGAATCAACCGAATATCAAATTGTTATGCGCTGAGCTTTACAAAGAAATATTATTGCTAGCCCTCAGGTATTTTCATTAATTAGTTTATTAGAAAATATTGGGATCAATTATTTTAAATTGTCAGAAAAAGATTTAAAAGAAATTGACACACTAAATTATAAAAAAAATGTATAA
- a CDS encoding DNA polymerase IV, giving the protein MKEYKVILLMDMDAFFASCHEAIDPKLKEKPLVVCSPNSRAIITTSNYKARSIGIKSGMPYFKAKKLSNNLNIATPDYQLYSNFSSKIFELLIDEYTPKVEVASIDECYIDATNIWHKYGSIKKLCLDIQRKIYKEFKLTCSIGASYTRFFAKMAVSFNKPNGVKIIKGDDYKKEIWQLDIEKMFMIGPSTAVKLREINIKTIGDLACSNVKDLEKVLGVRGRNLYNCANGISSDVVLAESSQNKSISNEFTLDVESNQFEELKNYIYFLCKRVHNRLERRFLMFKNVSVLLATRNRNGEFIRSKSIVNKSMQRTLNDYSDQFNTLLNQAYNIFEEFFDNQSIYKIGIGVKDLISKKNYTYQSTLDSINQVSKNHNQELESLKKNINLFYKKDVLYFGDNMPRESFKQTKYIFNEETHLSNKQIKKSKK; this is encoded by the coding sequence ATGAAAGAATATAAAGTTATACTTTTAATGGATATGGATGCTTTTTTTGCCTCATGTCACGAAGCGATTGACCCAAAATTAAAAGAAAAACCATTGGTTGTTTGTTCTCCAAATAGTCGCGCAATTATAACAACATCAAATTATAAAGCAAGAAGTATTGGAATTAAATCTGGGATGCCATACTTTAAAGCAAAAAAACTTAGTAACAACCTTAATATTGCCACTCCTGATTATCAATTATATTCTAATTTTTCATCAAAAATATTTGAATTACTAATTGATGAATATACACCAAAAGTTGAGGTTGCCTCAATTGATGAGTGTTATATTGACGCAACAAATATTTGACATAAATATGGTTCAATTAAAAAACTATGTTTAGATATTCAAAGAAAAATCTATAAAGAATTTAAGCTCACATGTTCAATTGGAGCATCATACACTAGATTTTTTGCAAAAATGGCGGTTAGTTTTAATAAACCAAATGGGGTTAAGATTATAAAGGGTGATGATTATAAAAAAGAAATTTGACAATTAGATATTGAGAAAATGTTTATGATTGGTCCATCAACTGCTGTAAAATTGCGAGAAATAAATATAAAAACAATAGGAGATCTTGCGTGTAGTAATGTTAAAGATCTTGAAAAGGTTTTAGGTGTACGGGGAAGAAATCTATACAATTGTGCAAATGGAATTAGTTCTGATGTAGTCTTAGCAGAATCTTCACAAAATAAAAGTATTAGTAATGAATTTACATTAGATGTTGAATCAAATCAATTTGAAGAATTAAAAAATTATATTTACTTTCTTTGCAAGAGAGTACATAATCGTTTAGAAAGACGTTTTTTAATGTTTAAAAATGTCTCTGTTTTATTGGCAACAAGAAATAGGAATGGGGAGTTTATTCGTTCTAAGAGTATTGTTAATAAATCAATGCAAAGAACATTAAATGACTATAGTGACCAATTTAATACTCTTCTAAATCAAGCATATAACATCTTTGAAGAATTTTTTGATAATCAGAGCATATATAAAATTGGAATTGGTGTAAAGGATCTAATTTCAAAAAAAAATTATACCTATCAATCAACATTAGATAGTATTAATCAAGTTTCAAAAAATCATAATCAAGAATTAGAATCTTTAAAGAAAAATATCAATCTTTTTTATAAAAAAGATGTTTTATATTTTGGAGATAATATGCCAAGGGAGAGTTTCAAACAAACAAAATATATATTTAATGAAGAAACTCATCTTTCTAACAAACAAATTAAAAAATCTAAAAAGTAA
- a CDS encoding transcription antitermination factor NusB, translating to MEDIRKLIERRRKFIQLIYRYFCLDKTIQSIINEIEANFQINLEKSDKEILKRWVYIIDEAVEFISSNVSTKWSWERLPHIHQAVLVNGYFEITDEKREKAIVINEMLKLSFLYLPSQDNKYINAILDKL from the coding sequence ATGGAAGATATTAGAAAATTAATTGAAAGACGAAGAAAATTTATTCAACTTATATATCGATATTTTTGTCTAGATAAAACAATTCAGTCAATTATTAATGAAATTGAAGCAAATTTTCAAATAAATTTAGAAAAATCAGACAAAGAAATACTAAAAAGATGGGTATATATTATTGATGAGGCAGTTGAATTTATATCATCTAATGTTTCTACTAAATGATCATGGGAACGGTTACCACATATTCACCAAGCAGTTTTGGTTAATGGATATTTTGAGATAACAGATGAAAAAAGAGAGAAAGCAATTGTAATAAATGAAATGTTAAAATTATCATTTTTATATCTTCCTAGTCAGGATAATAAATATATTAATGCAATTTTAGATAAATTATAA